A genomic region of Papaver somniferum cultivar HN1 chromosome 7, ASM357369v1, whole genome shotgun sequence contains the following coding sequences:
- the LOC113294616 gene encoding uncharacterized protein LOC113294616 → MDMTEISDEIHEEVAEVQEEERWTMFFEGSSYGSYGGAWIVFETPKKELLSFAFKLDIECNNNVAEYEALILGLRMADELNLGAIDVKGDSKLVTNQISGDFQVKEAHLTPYRAEAQEIIVRRGSTVIEHTGRSTNKHADALASLTSKLQLNEADEGTIVVKIRALPSTWNEDATFELKDNWGTTYIEDLTRKADDQLLPVKVLKQFVVIRGALYFRTSGGALSRCVGKPEA, encoded by the coding sequence ATGGATATGACAGAAATAAGTGATGAAATACACGAAGAAGTTGCGGAAGTCCAGGAGGAAGAACGCTGGACGATGTTTTTTGAAGGATCGTCCTACGGCTCTTATGGAGGAGCATGGATAGTATTTGAGACGCCCAAGAAAGAATTATTATCATTCGCTTTTAAGCTGGATATTGAATGTAACAATAATGTGGCAGAGTATGAAGCTTTGATTCTTGGGTTACGAATGGCCGATGAACTCAATCTAGGGGCAATCGACGTCAAGGGAGACTCGAAGTTGGTCACAAACCAAATATCGGGTGATTTCCAGGTAAAAGAGGCACATTTGACACCATACAGAGCGGAAGCTCAAGAGATAATAGTGAGGAGAGGAAGTACCGTCATCGAGCATACTGGAAGATCCACCAACAAGCATGCGGACGCATTGGCTTCCTTAACATCCAAGCTACAATTAAACGAAGCCGACGAAGGCACCATAGTGGTAAAAATAAGAGCACTGCCTAGCACATGGAATGAAGATGCAACGTTCGAATTAAAGGATAATTGGGGAACAACATATATCGAAGATCTGACTAGAAAGGCGGACGATCAGTTATTGCCCGTTAAAGTGCTGAAACAATTTGTCGTAATCCGGGGAGCATTATACTTCCGAACATCCGGAGGCGCTTTATCACGATGTGTAGGAAAGCCAGAGGCATAG